In one Brassica oleracea var. oleracea cultivar TO1000 chromosome C9, BOL, whole genome shotgun sequence genomic region, the following are encoded:
- the LOC106313917 gene encoding BTB/POZ domain-containing protein At3g05675: MDLSLNTKNVFSSALRFAMSIDTLKNSPELAHELKTSAQEQVEFMLSEDEEVRLLVSREEVKSVVRLGISSVLSALLDRLSSLLLLPEEFDVLNTLYDIEWLCKVLPRMELMKDLVFKWADVSNEILVIAQNCKLGVKVKLVEVTGKVLEAVGYGVVIVPCGSRACLLKLWLPFIRRLKALVDAQGSESEYRMDEDLCEFLEGSMVSLVLTLPSNDQAEVFGEWMRGIALEGVKFPDLSEAFEVWCYRSKSAKRRLLEKCDRLASENLAH; encoded by the coding sequence ATGGATCTATCACTCAACACTAAGAATGTCTTCTCCTCAGCTCTCCGTTTCGCCATGTCCATTGACACGCTGAAGAACTCTCCTGAGCTTGCTCATGAACTCAAAACCTCAGCTCAAGAGCAAGTCGAGTTCATGCTGTCCGAAGACGAAGAGGTACGGTTACTGGTTTCTCGAGAGGAAGTTAAATCTGTCGTGAGATTAGGCATCTCCAGTGTCCTATCGGCGTTGTTAGACAGATTATCATCTTTGCTTCTTCTCCCTGAAGAGTTTGATGTTCTTAATACGCTCTATGATATTGAGTGGCTGTGCAAAGTGTTGCCGAGGATGGAGTTGATGAAAGATCTCGTCTTTAAATGGGCGGACGTGTCGAACGAGATTCTTGTGATTGCTCAGAACTGTAAGTTAGGTGTGAAAGTGAAGCTTGTAGAGGTTACAGGGAAGGTTTTAGAAGCGGTTGGTTATGGTGTCGTGATTGTTCCTTGTGGAAGCAGAGCTTGTCTTCTGAAGCTATGGTTGCCTTTCATAAGGAGGTTAAAGGCTCTGGTCGATGCACAAGGATCTGAGTCTGAGTACAGAATGGACGAAGATCTTTGTGAATTCTTAGAAGGATCGATGGTGTCTTTGGTCTTGACATTGCCTTCGAATGACCAAGCAGAAGTGTTTGGGGAATGGATGAGAGGGATTGCGTTGGAAGGAGTGAAGTTTCCGGATTTGAGTGAAGCCTTTGAGGTTTGGTGTTATAGAAGTAAGTCTGCAAAGAGACGGTTGTTGGAAAAATGTGATAGACTTGCATCTGAAAACCTTGCCCATTGA
- the LOC106314706 gene encoding uncharacterized protein LOC106314706 — protein MDRALLALSLKYDDDSPFTLPDLPQYYATERNTCSIIGRLLNPEFQRMSHLILELPRRWQKANTGRGFALTKERFQFVFMHEHDLNEILDKEKVAFDPDKPQRQSYVRVKIRFHVSKPLKKTRIINLPGGDQTTIYYYYERVQMRCHHCQRLIHAKPRCPFLINSEGANKRISPCMSLSQIPKPIQVLSESDPLFGVLKENQVGINPISGWPRIAPEILQEMRNYLLASSNEDRHVREQRVISSVKEAEQNPTTQRSILQLIPPPVFTKDLDKGKGLVFGYDKEDLALKSLFSSSQPKLMVSAIAAGSSIINPTTNVFCRLTLQAPQDSMSLPSSSLLQQSSSLIQQSSSPIIFSAKAPITKVYGKRKPGRYRKVQRTHKKSQEVSEVSCDLARPEGSSQKKRKAEGDLAGASKAAKSNASLMVPREGPSNA, from the exons ATGGACAGAGCTTTGTTAGCATTATCCCTCAAATATGATGATGATTCCCCTTTCACTCTCCCGGATCTCCCCCAGTACTATGCCACAGAAAGGAACACATGCAGCATCATCGGTCGCCTTCTCAACCCAGAATTTCAGAGGATGTCTCATTTGATCCTTGAATTACCTAGAAGATGGCAGAAGGCGAACACGGGTAGAGGTTTTGCTTTAACTAAAGAAAGGTTTCAATTTGTGTTCATGCATGAACACGATCTCAATGAAATCCTTGATAAAG AAAAAGTTGCTTTTGATCCTGACAAACCCCAAAGACAGAGTTATGTCCGGGTTAAAATTCGTTTTCATGTCTCGAAGCCTTTGAAGAAGACAAGGATTATAAACCTTCCTGGTGGAGATCAAACCACGATCTATTATTATTATGAAAGGGTTCAGATGCGATGTCATCACTGTCAAAGATTAATACATGCAAAGCCAAGATGCCCTTTTCTCATCAACTCTGAAGGAGCAAACAAACGTATCTCACCTTGCATGTCTCTATCTCAGATCCCTAAACCGATCCAGGTCCTCTCTGAATCTGATCCTCTCTTTGGAGTGTTAAAAGAGAATCAAGTTGGAATCAACCCCATCTCTGGCTGGCCGCGAATTGCTCCTGAGATTCTACAAGAAATGCGTAATTACTTGCTTGCCTCCAGCAATGAAGATCGTCATGTTCGTGAGCAGAGGGTCATCTCCTCAGTTAAAGAAGCTGAACAGAATCCTACCACACAGAGGTCTATCCTTCAGCTCATTCCCCCTCCTGTCTTTACTAAAGATCTTGATAAGGGAAAAGGTTTAGTCTTTGGATACGATAAAGAAGACCTCGCTTTGAAGTCTCTCTTCTCAAGCTCACAACCTAAGCTTATGGTTTCAGCAATAGCAGCAGGGAGTTCTATAATAAACCCTACAACAAACGTTTTTTGTCGCCTGACTCTGCAAGCTCCTCAAGACTCTATGTCCCTACCGTCAAGCTCTCTGCTACAACAGTCTAGCTCTCTGATTCAACAATCAAGCTCTCCTATTATCTTCTCAGCTAAAGCGCCAATCACTAAGGTTTATGGTAAAAGGAAGCCGGGAAGGTATAGAAAGGTCCAGAGAACTCATAAAAAATCTCAGGAAGTATCAGAGGTCTCTTGTGACTTGGCACGACCTGAAGGTAGTTCGCAGAAGAAAAGGAAGGCAGAAGGTGATTTGGCAGGTGCATCCAAGGCTGCTAAGAGCAATGCATCATTGATGGTCCCGCGGGAGGGACCGTCCAACGCCTAA
- the LOC106319538 gene encoding UDP-glycosyltransferase 91C1-like gives MQREAKMEKKEDETLHVAMFPWLAMGHLLPFLNISKLLAHKGHKVSFISTPRNIERLPKLPPNLSSSITFVSLPLPHIPNFPPSSESSMDVPYINQQSLKSAFDLLQLPVTEFLRRSSPDWIIYDYTSHWLPTVATELGIKKAFFSLFNASALCFMGPPSSLIEDARTTPDDFTVVPPWISFESDIVFRYHEVARYVEKTEEDVTGISDSVRFGYSIGESDAVFVRSCPKFEPEWFVLLRDLYQKPVFPTGFLPPPVSEDHEDDGDATWARIKEWLDKQRLNSVVYVSLGTEASLLREELAELALGLEKSKVPFFWTLRNEPTRSEPLIPDGFEERVGGRGMVHVGWVPQVKILSHESVGGFLTHCGWNSVVEGLGFGRVPIFLPVLNEQGLNTRLLRGKDIGVEIPRNERDGMFWSDSVADSVRLAMIDDAGELKRTKAKIMKGLFGNRDENILYVDELIDYMKEK, from the coding sequence ATGCAGAGAGAAGCAAAAATGGAGAAGAAAGAAGACGAAACTCTTCACGTAGCCATGTTCCCATGGCTAGCTATGGGGCATCTTCTCCCTTTTCTTAATATCTCAAAGTTACTTGCTCACAAGGGTCACAAAGTCTCCTTCATATCAACACCAAGAAACATCGAGAGACTTCCCAAACTACCACCAAATCTCTCTTCCTCCATAACCTTCGTCTCTCTTCCTCTCCCTCATATTCCCAACTTTCCTCCTTCCTCAGAATCCTCCATGGACGTACCATACATCAACCAACAGTCTCTCAAATCCGCCTTCGATCTTCTTCAGCTACCAGTAACAGAGTTTCTCCGAAGATCCTCTCCGGATTGGATCATATATGACTACACTTCTCACTGGCTTCCTACGGTCGCGACGGAGCTCGGAATCAAGAAAGCTTTCTTTAGCCTCTTTAACGCTTCAGCTCTCTGTTTCATGGGACCGCCTTCGTCGCTCATAGAGGATGCTAGAACTACGCCGGATGATTTCACGGTTGTTCCGCCGTGGATCTCGTTTGAATCAGATATCGTCTTTCGTTACCATGAGGTTGCAAGGTACGTTGAGAAGACAGAGGAAGATGTAACCGGAATCTCTGATTCGGTCCGGTTTGGTTACTCGATTGGTGAGAGCGATGCTGTTTTCGTACGTAGCTGTCCAAAATTTGAACCGGAATGGTTTGTTTTACTAAGAGATTTGTATCAAAAACCGGTCTTTCCGACCGGTTTTCTCCCTCCACCGGTTAGTGAAGACCATGAAGACGATGGTGATGCAACCTGGGCTCGTATAAAAGAGTGGCTTGACAAGCAACGACTTAACTCAGTAGTGTACGTGTCTTTAGGTACTGAAGCGAGTCTTCTCCGAGAGGAACTCGCTGAGCTGGCTCTTGGGTTGGAGAAGTCAAAAGTGCCTTTCTTTTGGACTCTAAGGAACGAGCCGACTCGGTCGGAGCCATTGATTCCGGACGGGTTTGAGGAAAGAGTCGGGGGACGAGGTATGGTTCATGTTGGTTGGGTTCCACAGGTGAAAATACTGAGTCACGAGTCAGTGGGTGGGTTCTTGACACATTGTGGTTGGAACTCGGTGGTGGAAGGGTTAGGGTTCGGACGAGTTCCTATTTTTCTTCCGGTGTTGAATGAGCAAGGACTGAATACGAGGTTGCTGCGGGGAAAGGATATTGGTGTCGAGATTCCAAGAAATGAGAGAGATGGAATGTTCTGGTCTGACTCAGTTGCTGACTCAGTTAGACTGGCGATGATCGATGATGCAGGAGAGTTGAAAAGAACAAAGGCAAAGATAATGAAAGGTTTGTTTGGAAACAGGGATGAGAATATCCTTTATGTGGATGAACTTATAGATTATATGAAAGAAAAGTAA